The Anopheles moucheti chromosome 3, idAnoMoucSN_F20_07, whole genome shotgun sequence genome contains the following window.
CAAGACAGTGAAAATCCCTGTGCTGGACGCTCTGCCTGTAATGTCACTCGAGGAGTACGAGAGCAAATGCAAGACCGTGTCTGATTTCGAAGCGTTCGCCGTGACACCGCCGGAAGAACCAGAAGTGCAGCTGCCGGAGGGCAAATTTAAGGAGATCGAAGATTACACTATCTGTGATGCACCGGCACGGCCGAACGCTTACATTCGTTTCATCGAGAAATCGAGTGAAGAGCTTGACGGGGAGGTTGAGTACGATGTGGATGAGGAGGACACGACATGGCTAAGCATTATAAATGAACGGCGCGCGGCGCAGAACGTTGGACCTGTGCCGGTGGATTCGCTCGAACTGCTGATGGATCGGTTGGAGAAGGAATCGTTCTTTCAGGCGGCTGCTAACGGTCAGAATGGAGCCGTCGTGGACGATGATGCAGTGTGCTGTATCTGCATGGACGGGGAATGTCAAAATACGAACGTGATTCTGTTCTGCGACATGTGCAATCTTGCCGTGCATCAGGATTGCTACGGTGTGCCGTACATTCCAGAAGGGCAGTGGCTTTGTCGACGGTGTTTGCAAAGTCCTAGTCGTCCGGTAGACTGTGTTCTGTGTCCCAACACTGGTGGTGCGTTCAAGCAAACAGATCATGGACAGTGGGCCCACGTCGTGTGTGCGTTATGGATCCCGGAAGTTCGATTCGCCAACACCGTGTTCCTGGAACCGATCGATTCCATCGAAACCATTCCAGCGGCCCGATGGCGCCTGACGTGCTATATCTGCAAGCAGAAAGGAAACGGGGCGTGTATTCAGTGCAACAAAACCTATTGTTATGCGGCATTCCATGTGACCTGTGCACAGCAGGCGGGTTTGTGCATGCGCATGGATACGGTGAAAGGCTCGGACAGCAATCCGGTTGTGGTACAAAAGATGGCTTACTGCGATGCGCATACACCACTGAATGCGCTTCAGACAACGCCGAGCAATTCGCCTGAGGGCGGACCTCCAACGGATGCACGAGAAGTGACGCGAGAGAAGATGAAAAAAGCTCGGAAGCTGCTTGCATTGAAGCGGACTAGTGCACCGGTTATTCTCATACCGACGATTCCACAGAACCGCATTGAGGAAATCTCGTCGTTGGTGAATATTCCGAAAAAACAACAGTTCATTCAACGTCTGATTGCCTATTGGACCCTCAAACGTCAGTATCGGAATGGAGTTCCACTGCTGCGTCGACTACAATCGCAAGGTCAAGCGCAAGGAACGGGAATCCCCGGTTGTCGCGATCGAACTGATGGCTCGCCGGACGCTCATGAGCTCTATCAACAGCTAAAGTATTGGCAGTGTCTTCGACAGGATCTGGAGCGGTCCCGATTGCTGTGTGAGTTGGTACGTAAACGTGAGAAAATTAAGCTCATTTTGATCAAAACCACGGAACAGCTTGTAATGGCTACGTTGAACCCGATCGAGAGTGTTTTGCATCGAATACTGGATCAGTTGGAGGTAAAGGATGATAAAGAGATCTTTCGTGAACCAGtcgacacggaagaggtgCCGGACTACACCGACATCGTGAAGCATCCGATGGATCTGGGCACGATGAGACAGAAGCTTAAACGTGGCATGTACGTTCGCATTGAAGATCTGGAGCAGGACTTTGCGTTGATGATCCGGAACTGTCTGGCATACAACAACAAAGACACCATGTTTTACCGAGCGGGTGTACGGATGCGAGATGCCGGTACGATCGTTTTCCGAACGGTGCGCAAGGAACTCGAACGAGCTGGCCATTTCCAACAGCCACCTCCCGTGGAGTCAGTGCCTTCAAGTATTACAACGCCTGCCGGAAATAGCAGATCGATCGGTTCCAGCGAAGATAATATTGCGATGGACATAGAGAATGAACTGACGAAGATTACGGGACAGTCGGCAAATGCGGAGCACATCGGCAAGCTGCAGACTTTGCTGAGCAAAGCGAACGGAATTCGCCATGCGTTGACGCGCTCGAAGCGCATCAAACAGATTCGTAATGAGATTGCTCGCGTGAAACGTGCGATCAGTAAAGATCCGGAGCGTGCCTTGGTGagaagaacaagaagaaaagaagTCCGTATCTCGGTCTTATTATTCCAAATGCTCTTTATTCCAGGTAAATGATCGCAGTATAACCTCCGATTTGATAGGATCAGCAGCAAGCTTATCAGCGCTTGGTGGAGCTGCTTCTTCGTCACTCGCCGGTTCAACGCATTCGCCGAAAAAGTTAACTCATGCCATACATGCGGAACCCTCTACCAGCGGCATTGGGGATCTGATAGGAAACAGCCTTTCTGTCGCTCAGAAACATCACCAAATTACACCAGATGTGAGTCCGCATAAAGTGCTCAACAACAGCCCTTCGCCCTCCGGAGTTAATCGAAGGTAGTACTAATCGAAGGAGTTCTTGAATCTTAAAGATTGCGAAGTAATACACTCGATCTCTTTTTATCTATAGAACGGCTGTTCTGTTCACGCGTAAAGCTCAGGCGGCGTTGAAGAAACCAGAAACACCGCCCAAACAGGATGGTCCAGGTTCTGGAGCCGGTGCTGGCAGTGGTGGAGGTTGTCCAAGCGGACCAACTGTAATCTCAATGTCAACGACCGAACTGCTTCAGAAGACGGCAAAAAAGATCAATCGTGGCAAGCGGATTGGCAAAAGTGGGAAGAGCATTGAATCGTTCCTTGAGGCAACGTCCGCTTCGGCACTGGACGGTAAACCTGTGGAACGGAAATCATTGGAAGCTATTCCGGACAGTTTTCGTGTGTACCGTGGGCAGCAGGATCGCGAAATTAGCGACTCGGAAAGTAATCTCAGCCTTACTGGTAGTACCTGCAGTAGCTGCAGTGGGTTTAGTGGAAGCGGAACCGAATCGGAATTTGGGTAAGATTCACGAACCCACCATGATCTTTCCTATGGAAGTTTTAGTAATTACTTTTCTCGGGTTTCACGCGGGTCTATAGTTCTAGCAACGATGATTCATATTGCGACTCGGAGATGTCCACCAACAGTGAACCGGATATGGAGTCATTCCCGGAGAAGCCGGCACTGGAACCGTTGAAGCTAGTGTGGGCCAAATGTCGGGGCTATCCGTGGTATCCGGCGCTGATTATCGATCCAAACATTCCGAAAGGCTTCGTTCATAACGGTGTGCCACTGCCTGCTCCTCCGACCGATGTGTTGGCCCTGCGCAGCAACTATGATGAACCCGTCTTTTTAGTGCTTTTCTTTGACGTGAAGCGTACTTGGCAGTGGTTGCCAGTTGGCAAGCTGGAACTACTCGGTGTGGACAAGGAACTTGATCAAAGCAAGCTAATAGAGTCGCGCAAACCGACTGAACGAAAGGCAGTCAACAAGGCGTACCAGGAAGCGCTCCACTATCATAGCCAGGTTTCGAGTGCAGATGGTCCGGCTGGGAAGTTATGATGTTATGGGAGTGGTGTGACGGTAGCAGGCTTTGTTACCTCACAGGGCGATAACTCGGAGGAACAGGATGAGGAGGATGAGGAGGAAGAATCATGTTAAATCTGTCACGTATTGGTCTTTTATATTAGTTGTAGTTAAGGTCCTTTTCGTACATGTTACTGCATTATATGTGTTGGTAGGAGTGCTTTAAGAAGGAAGTTGGACAACATCTCCGAACAAATGttattaaagttcgttttatttgGCTTGACGTATATCTGTTTCGGATCGTGGCGGTAAGAGGTTAGGTAGGAGTTAAGTGTTGGCAACGAGTCTTTGCATGCATGGGAGGGCTAAAGGAAAGTTACTTCGTTCCATGTGTCGaaatagagagatagagagtgTTCTTTTAAAACTTCCTCCTTTTTCCCAAATTGCCGTCGTCatagtttttttaatgttatttaagTTGCTTACATTATAGCAGGAAAGATACGTATATGCGTGAATGTATGATATCGAATGTTTACGCCATTCGTAAGGCTATATCTATTTATAACAGTAATAGAATACGTTTAGAGCCGGATCCTCACGAGCAGCTAATCGAAAAGGGTACGCGAGTTTCgcgataaaaaaatcacacattaTCTACCGTGCAACTCACTCATACAGGTGtacaaaacgaaagaaaaaagatcaATTTTAATAAAGCGTATCCTCCTGGATGCTGTTTCATGTAAAACTCATACAGGTTAACTCTTATTCCGATACCATTCATTTGTCACCCACTATCTCCATGAGTGAGAGTGTGCTGGAGCGAGACAGATGAATATGTCGCTTTCGTCACTCAAATTCATCTACTATCTAACACGGTGCACTTTGATAACGCCAAACGTCGGTGTTGGTCATTCTTCCGCTAGCTTCGGTCGGGTTCGGTCTTTTGTTGTACAGCGGTACGCGCGTGTATAACAGTTGCAGTTGCTGGTTAAATGTTCTTGTTGAATGGAAAGGacttttttacttttcctttcattatCGAAGTGTATTATTCTAAAGTacgttacaaaacaaaacattatacCAAATTCAGTGATTTCCAACAATAAATGTTACAGTAATGCACCGAAAATGCTGTGCGCGTCGGTTTGTTTGTGAAGAACATTGCGTGCGTTGTTTCGTGCCGTGTAAGCGTGGAAGGTGATTAATTTTGTCAGGAAACGTGAGGGAGTGcaaataaaagtgaaaaaatgTGTAGTTTATTGTGTAAAAAGGTGCGCAAGCGCATTTTTGTGCGAAGAAAAGTTCACACGCAGGAGCGCGTGGTTTAGCGCCATTTTGCAGTTCCGAGCGTTCGGAAGATCATCGTTGGTGTGCAGTGGTGAGTGAAGTGAGTTCGCCGAGATGAATGAGTGAAACGGTATGCGTGAAAGATGAGAGAAAAGCTTAGTGAGATCTTTTTTGGTGAGATATAATCGCGCGGTTTTGTAGAGAGATGTGTTTTAGTGCGTGCTTTTCTGTTTAAGTTTCTGTTTGTTATTTCAATCGATAACGTAAGTTGTGTAGTGTAGAATGTGATAAGAAAGCTGCCAGACGAATTGTTTAAACAATCACAGGTAACCATTAACACAAGACTATCTatattcgtttatttttgttacttttctcCTGTTCGAC
Protein-coding sequences here:
- the LOC128304876 gene encoding bromodomain-containing protein homolog yields the protein MPANRFDIQSGAGSLISSSAMGIDFDVNDYIKTLKKDAGPFKCPMCEKTYKSVIGLQYHLNNYDHDNPSPAVPASVSTPIKQKGRRLKVGVTPKNQIASSPPKEGITYLETEHLVRLDCNGKTVKIPVLDALPVMSLEEYESKCKTVSDFEAFAVTPPEEPEVQLPEGKFKEIEDYTICDAPARPNAYIRFIEKSSEELDGEVEYDVDEEDTTWLSIINERRAAQNVGPVPVDSLELLMDRLEKESFFQAAANGQNGAVVDDDAVCCICMDGECQNTNVILFCDMCNLAVHQDCYGVPYIPEGQWLCRRCLQSPSRPVDCVLCPNTGGAFKQTDHGQWAHVVCALWIPEVRFANTVFLEPIDSIETIPAARWRLTCYICKQKGNGACIQCNKTYCYAAFHVTCAQQAGLCMRMDTVKGSDSNPVVVQKMAYCDAHTPLNALQTTPSNSPEGGPPTDAREVTREKMKKARKLLALKRTSAPVILIPTIPQNRIEEISSLVNIPKKQQFIQRLIAYWTLKRQYRNGVPLLRRLQSQGQAQGTGIPGCRDRTDGSPDAHELYQQLKYWQCLRQDLERSRLLCELVRKREKIKLILIKTTEQLVMATLNPIESVLHRILDQLEVKDDKEIFREPVDTEEVPDYTDIVKHPMDLGTMRQKLKRGMYVRIEDLEQDFALMIRNCLAYNNKDTMFYRAGVRMRDAGTIVFRTVRKELERAGHFQQPPPVESVPSSITTPAGNSRSIGSSEDNIAMDIENELTKITGQSANAEHIGKLQTLLSKANGIRHALTRSKRIKQIRNEIARVKRAISKDPERALVNDRSITSDLIGSAASLSALGGAASSSLAGSTHSPKKLTHAIHAEPSTSGIGDLIGNSLSVAQKHHQITPDVSPHKVLNNSPSPSGVNRRTAVLFTRKAQAALKKPETPPKQDGPGSGAGAGSGGGCPSGPTVISMSTTELLQKTAKKINRGKRIGKSGKSIESFLEATSASALDGKPVERKSLEAIPDSFRVYRGQQDREISDSESNLSLTGSTCSSCSGFSGSGTESEFGSSNDDSYCDSEMSTNSEPDMESFPEKPALEPLKLVWAKCRGYPWYPALIIDPNIPKGFVHNGVPLPAPPTDVLALRSNYDEPVFLVLFFDVKRTWQWLPVGKLELLGVDKELDQSKLIESRKPTERKAVNKAYQEALHYHSQVSSADGPAGKL